One genomic window of Staphylococcus hsinchuensis includes the following:
- a CDS encoding pyruvate oxidase, translating to MAKIKANYALVKALEAWDIDHLYGIPGDSIDAVVDSLRTVRDSFDFVHVRHEEVASLAAASYTKLTGKIGVALSIGGPGVVHLLNGMYDAKLDNVPQLILAGQTDSTALGTKAFQETDIPKMVQDVAVYSHQISENDKDIYGIVNEAIHTAYEKKGVSVLILPNDLLSRKVKDTTNKAVDTAPPARVIPKPRSIRKATKLINKSKRPVMLLGLGAKKASDEVREFIEAAKIPTIITLPAKGILPDSHPYNLGNLGKIGTKTSYQTIQDADLLIMVGTNYPYVDYLPKKNIKAIQIDNNEENIGHRFDINVGIHSDSKLALQQLTDSVKHVSNRDFLNKTLERKATWDSWMAEDMQNESSPIRPERLMDSINQVRKDDAIFSIDVGTSTVWSTRYLNLTVNNRFIISSWLGTMGCALPGAIAAKRAYPNRQVVGIAGDGAFQMVMQDFATAVQYDLPMTIFVLNNEQLSFIKYEQQAAGELEYAIDFTDMDLAKFAESCGGVGYTLKDPSRIDEVVEEAMAQNRPTIVNVYVDPTAAPLPGKIVKDEAMNYGKWAYRSITEDKKLDFDEIPPMSTAIRRFF from the coding sequence ATGGCAAAGATTAAGGCAAATTATGCATTAGTTAAAGCTTTAGAAGCATGGGATATTGATCACTTATATGGTATTCCAGGTGACTCTATTGATGCGGTAGTCGATAGTTTAAGAACAGTAAGAGATAGTTTTGACTTCGTACATGTACGTCACGAAGAAGTTGCAAGTTTAGCAGCAGCAAGTTATACAAAATTAACTGGTAAAATCGGAGTAGCGTTAAGTATCGGCGGACCAGGTGTTGTTCATTTATTAAACGGTATGTACGACGCAAAATTAGATAATGTACCACAACTTATTTTAGCAGGACAAACTGATAGTACAGCACTAGGTACAAAAGCTTTCCAAGAAACTGATATTCCTAAAATGGTACAAGACGTTGCAGTTTATAGCCATCAAATTTCTGAAAATGATAAAGATATTTACGGTATTGTAAATGAAGCAATTCACACAGCTTACGAGAAAAAAGGTGTATCTGTACTGATCTTACCGAACGACTTATTATCAAGAAAAGTAAAAGATACAACAAATAAAGCAGTTGATACTGCACCACCAGCACGTGTAATTCCAAAACCACGTAGCATTAGAAAAGCAACTAAATTAATTAACAAGAGTAAACGCCCAGTTATGTTACTTGGATTAGGAGCTAAAAAAGCTTCTGACGAAGTACGTGAATTTATTGAAGCGGCTAAAATCCCTACAATTATCACACTTCCAGCGAAAGGAATCTTACCTGATTCACATCCTTACAATCTAGGTAACTTAGGTAAAATTGGTACAAAAACATCTTATCAAACAATCCAAGATGCAGATTTACTCATCATGGTAGGTACAAACTATCCATATGTAGATTATCTACCTAAGAAAAATATTAAAGCGATTCAAATAGATAATAATGAAGAAAATATTGGACACCGTTTCGACATTAATGTAGGTATCCACAGTGATAGTAAATTAGCTTTACAACAATTAACTGATTCAGTTAAACATGTTTCAAATCGTGACTTCCTAAACAAAACATTAGAAAGAAAAGCAACGTGGGATTCATGGATGGCAGAAGACATGCAAAATGAAAGCTCACCAATTCGTCCAGAACGTTTAATGGATTCAATCAACCAAGTGAGAAAAGACGATGCGATCTTCTCAATCGACGTTGGCACTTCAACAGTATGGTCAACACGTTATTTAAACCTAACTGTTAACAATAGATTTATCATTTCAAGTTGGTTAGGTACAATGGGCTGTGCTTTACCAGGTGCAATCGCAGCTAAACGTGCATATCCAAACCGTCAAGTTGTAGGTATTGCCGGCGACGGTGCATTCCAAATGGTAATGCAAGACTTCGCAACTGCAGTACAATACGATTTACCAATGACAATTTTCGTATTAAACAACGAACAATTATCATTTATCAAGTATGAGCAACAAGCAGCAGGTGAATTAGAATACGCAATTGACTTCACTGATATGGACTTAGCTAAATTTGCTGAAAGCTGTGGCGGTGTAGGTTACACATTAAAAGATCCAAGCAGAATCGACGAAGTAGTTGAAGAAGCAATGGCTCAAAATAGACCTACAATCGTTAATGTTTATGTAGACCCAACAGCTGCTCCATTACCAGGTAAAATCGTTAAAGACGAAGCGATGAACTATGGTAAATGGGCTTACCGTTCAATCACTGAAGATAAGAAATTAGACTTTGATGAAATCCCACCAATGTCAACTGCAATTAGAAGATTCTTCTAA
- a CDS encoding LrgB family protein: MIIFQSIIMILLTIIMYVVAKKLQEKFKSPFLNPALISAIGIIVILLFSHKNYHDYMVGGKWINQLLSCTVVCLAYPLYQNRHKILAYSKVIFTSVCSAVIMNFLFVYIVLKLFGYSKEVIVTMLPRSITAAVGIEVSHQLGGTDTLTVMFIITTGLVGSIAGSYLLRIGRFETSIAKGLTYGNASHAFGTARALEIDLESGAYSSIGMILTAVLSSIFLPILILILY; the protein is encoded by the coding sequence ATGATAATATTTCAATCTATAATTATGATTCTATTAACGATTATCATGTATGTTGTCGCCAAGAAATTACAAGAAAAATTCAAAAGTCCATTTCTCAACCCTGCACTTATTTCCGCAATAGGCATCATCGTGATTTTATTATTTTCCCATAAAAATTATCACGATTATATGGTCGGTGGAAAATGGATTAATCAATTATTGAGCTGTACAGTGGTATGTTTAGCATATCCTTTATACCAAAATCGTCATAAAATATTAGCTTATTCAAAGGTAATATTTACGAGCGTTTGTTCAGCTGTAATTATGAATTTCTTATTCGTGTATATAGTATTGAAGTTATTTGGCTATTCAAAAGAGGTTATAGTAACAATGTTACCGCGTTCTATTACAGCTGCAGTTGGAATTGAAGTTTCGCATCAATTAGGTGGAACGGATACTCTGACTGTCATGTTTATTATTACGACAGGGCTTGTAGGTAGCATAGCGGGTTCCTATTTATTGAGGATAGGACGCTTTGAAACTTCAATTGCCAAGGGATTAACATACGGCAATGCTTCACATGCATTTGGTACAGCGCGTGCACTCGAAATTGATTTAGAATCAGGTGCTTATAGTTCCATTGGTATGATACTCACTGCAGTCTTAAGTTCAATCTTTTTACCGATACTTATCCTTATTTTATATTAA
- a CDS encoding CidA/LrgA family protein, giving the protein MQLVQKAVRVIIQAAIIMCITYVGNVLQQFFHIPIAGSIVGLILFFVLLQLKVIPPKWIDEGANFFLTTMVFFFIPSVVGVMDIFSEINMNFILFFSMILIGTCCVALLSGFIADKMVCKWKYGNGDS; this is encoded by the coding sequence ATGCAACTCGTTCAAAAGGCAGTGAGAGTCATTATACAAGCTGCAATCATAATGTGCATTACGTATGTAGGTAATGTTTTGCAGCAGTTTTTCCATATACCTATTGCAGGCAGTATTGTAGGATTAATTTTGTTTTTCGTTCTTTTACAATTAAAAGTAATCCCGCCTAAATGGATTGACGAAGGTGCTAATTTCTTCTTAACGACGATGGTTTTTTTCTTTATTCCATCGGTAGTAGGGGTAATGGACATATTTTCAGAAATTAATATGAACTTCATCTTATTCTTTTCTATGATATTAATCGGAACTTGTTGTGTAGCTTTATTATCAGGTTTCATTGCGGATAAGATGGTTTGTAAATGGAAATATGGGAATGGTGACAGTTAA
- the cidR gene encoding cidABC operon transcriptional activator CidR: MDIKHMQYFVEVVNQKGMTNASKSLYIAQPTISKAIKDLEEELDIVLFDRSKRQLVLTDAGRIFYQKCKEILTLYKDLPKEINSLLGLETGHISIGLSAVMNMNKFIHILGEFHQKYPDVTYNLVENGGKMIETQLINDEIDIGITTLPVDQTIFHSIPLYQEELKLIVNPEHHLAKYDEIDMHMLKDEDFILFNEDFYLNDKIIETAKNSGFVPNTISKISQWNFIENLLNAHLGVSILPENIVSMLDQNFKNIKINNSSMRWELGVIWKKDKYLSYATRQWIDFLKARL; this comes from the coding sequence ATGGATATCAAACATATGCAATACTTTGTTGAAGTGGTTAACCAAAAAGGGATGACGAATGCATCTAAATCATTATATATTGCCCAACCGACGATTAGTAAAGCGATTAAAGATTTAGAAGAAGAGCTAGACATTGTATTATTTGATCGGAGTAAACGCCAACTTGTCTTAACAGATGCGGGTAGAATATTTTATCAAAAATGTAAGGAAATACTAACCTTGTATAAAGATTTACCGAAAGAAATAAATAGTTTGCTTGGGTTAGAAACAGGACATATTAGCATAGGTTTATCAGCGGTTATGAATATGAACAAATTTATTCATATACTAGGTGAATTTCATCAAAAATATCCAGACGTCACTTACAATCTAGTTGAAAATGGTGGAAAAATGATTGAAACCCAATTAATTAATGATGAAATTGATATTGGTATAACAACTTTGCCCGTAGATCAAACGATTTTCCATTCTATCCCTCTTTACCAAGAAGAGTTAAAACTCATTGTCAATCCAGAGCACCACTTAGCGAAATATGATGAAATTGACATGCATATGTTGAAGGACGAAGACTTTATTCTATTTAATGAAGACTTTTATTTGAATGATAAAATTATTGAAACAGCGAAAAATTCTGGTTTTGTGCCTAATACTATTTCTAAAATATCTCAATGGAACTTCATAGAAAATTTATTAAATGCCCATTTAGGTGTCAGTATCTTACCTGAAAATATTGTTTCGATGTTGGATCAGAACTTTAAAAACATTAAAATTAATAATTCCTCAATGCGTTGGGAATTAGGTGTGATTTGGAAGAAAGATAAATATTTAAGTTACGCAACGAGACAATGGATTGATTTTTTAAAAGCAAGATTATAA
- the nhaC gene encoding Na+/H+ antiporter NhaC yields the protein MIYVIKGRRFILGKKSENSDKNHKTKKPLGLTSALVTLTIMISTMLFTVAVLEKEPHIPLMIGTAVAILITMLHGYEFSEVEEMMYKGIRHALPAIVIIILVGLIIGSWIGSGVVATMIYYGLQLIDPRFFLAVVLILCGIVALAIGSSWSTMATVGVASMGIGISMGISPGMVAGAVICGSYFGDKMSPLSDTTNLASGLTDVDLFEHIKHMFYTTIPALIIAVVAFFFMGLQFGGKHFDTKKVEGILTTMQDNFTISPWLLLIPLIVILLVVVKVPAIPAICVGIILGFFAQIFVQGDSLTDALTALQTGYKIDSGNKMVDELFTRGGLESMFYTISLTLVAMTFGGVLEYSGMLSALINVILKFAKSTGSLIASVIVSCIGTNFTCSEQYISIIVPSRMYASTFKEKNLHPKNLSRALEDGGTLTSVFVPWNTCGVFIASTLGVSVMEYAPFAIVNYLVPIISIIYAYIGFKIVKLNDDRDTSLKEKPLSQSKPV from the coding sequence ATGATTTATGTAATAAAAGGGAGGCGTTTTATTTTGGGTAAAAAATCAGAAAATTCGGATAAAAATCATAAAACGAAAAAGCCTTTAGGGCTTACTTCAGCATTAGTAACTTTAACAATAATGATTTCAACGATGTTATTTACTGTGGCAGTCCTAGAGAAAGAACCGCATATACCATTGATGATTGGTACAGCTGTAGCAATACTAATTACAATGTTACATGGATATGAATTTAGTGAAGTTGAAGAAATGATGTATAAAGGGATTAGACATGCTTTACCAGCAATCGTGATTATTATTTTAGTAGGTCTTATTATTGGCTCTTGGATTGGGAGTGGCGTCGTAGCTACAATGATTTACTACGGCTTGCAATTAATTGATCCAAGATTTTTCTTAGCTGTAGTTTTAATCTTATGTGGAATCGTGGCTCTGGCGATTGGTAGTAGCTGGTCAACGATGGCTACAGTTGGGGTAGCATCGATGGGTATAGGCATAAGTATGGGTATTTCACCTGGGATGGTAGCAGGTGCAGTTATTTGTGGGTCTTATTTTGGAGATAAAATGAGTCCATTATCAGATACGACAAACTTAGCTTCAGGTCTCACAGATGTTGATTTATTTGAGCATATTAAACACATGTTCTATACAACGATTCCTGCATTAATTATTGCGGTAGTAGCATTCTTCTTTATGGGCTTACAATTTGGTGGTAAACATTTTGATACTAAGAAAGTCGAAGGTATCTTAACTACAATGCAAGATAATTTCACGATTTCACCGTGGTTATTACTTATTCCGTTAATCGTAATTTTACTTGTAGTCGTTAAAGTACCTGCGATTCCAGCCATTTGTGTCGGTATTATCCTCGGATTTTTTGCACAAATCTTTGTGCAAGGAGATAGTCTAACTGATGCTCTAACGGCACTTCAAACAGGATATAAAATAGATTCAGGAAATAAAATGGTTGATGAATTGTTTACACGTGGTGGGCTTGAATCAATGTTCTATACTATTTCATTAACGTTGGTAGCAATGACGTTTGGTGGAGTATTAGAATACTCAGGAATGCTTTCTGCACTTATAAATGTCATTTTAAAATTTGCAAAATCAACAGGATCGCTTATTGCTTCAGTAATTGTGTCATGTATAGGTACTAACTTTACTTGTTCAGAACAATACATATCGATTATTGTTCCATCAAGAATGTACGCGAGTACTTTTAAAGAAAAGAATTTACATCCTAAAAATTTATCTCGAGCTTTAGAAGACGGTGGTACGTTAACTTCAGTGTTTGTACCTTGGAACACATGTGGTGTATTTATCGCATCGACTTTAGGTGTATCCGTAATGGAATACGCGCCGTTTGCAATTGTTAACTATTTAGTACCAATAATTTCTATTATATACGCTTATATTGGTTTTAAAATTGTAAAATTAAACGATGATAGAGACACTTCTTTAAAAGAAAAACCATTAAGCCAAAGTAAACCGGTTTAA
- a CDS encoding SMP-30/gluconolactonase/LRE family protein, with protein MTHSNIPALTYKGDANTAVPLQAHEQQLQTVTADHWLKISDEGLQLEGLCFNRDGDLILCEVFGGSVFHVKLPNKRVTKLFHSEKQNPAAVKIHKDGRLFVCYLGDFKDSGGIFAVDSNGEHHEDIVSDVETEYCVDDLVFDSKGGFYFTDFRGYSTNPKGGVYYVDPEFKSVSPVIQNLAVANGVALSTDERTLWVTETNANRLHRIDLEEDGVTIEPFGASIPYYFTGHEGPDSCCIDSDDNLYVAMYGQGRVLVFNKYGHPIGQILLPGRDEGHMLRSTHPAFIPGTDQLIICSNDMDNDGDSWLFTAKGFAKGHNSYQFH; from the coding sequence ATGACTCATTCAAATATTCCAGCTTTAACATATAAAGGTGACGCCAATACTGCTGTTCCATTACAAGCACACGAACAACAGCTTCAAACAGTTACCGCTGACCACTGGTTGAAAATTTCTGACGAAGGATTACAACTTGAAGGTTTATGCTTTAATAGAGATGGAGATTTAATACTTTGTGAAGTTTTTGGTGGAAGTGTGTTCCACGTAAAGTTACCTAATAAACGCGTAACGAAATTGTTCCATTCTGAAAAGCAAAATCCAGCTGCAGTTAAAATACACAAGGATGGGCGTTTGTTCGTTTGTTATTTAGGCGATTTCAAGGATTCGGGCGGTATCTTTGCCGTAGATTCGAATGGAGAACACCACGAAGATATTGTTTCTGATGTTGAAACAGAATACTGCGTTGACGACCTTGTATTTGATAGTAAAGGTGGTTTCTACTTTACTGACTTTAGAGGGTACTCTACGAACCCTAAAGGGGGCGTTTACTATGTTGATCCTGAATTCAAATCAGTTTCGCCTGTCATTCAAAACCTTGCTGTAGCCAATGGTGTTGCATTAAGTACAGATGAACGTACGTTGTGGGTGACTGAGACGAATGCGAATCGTTTACATCGCATTGATTTAGAAGAGGATGGGGTAACAATTGAACCATTTGGCGCCTCTATTCCATATTACTTTACAGGGCACGAAGGACCAGATTCATGTTGTATTGATAGTGACGATAATTTATATGTTGCGATGTACGGTCAAGGACGTGTGCTCGTATTTAACAAATACGGTCATCCAATAGGTCAAATATTGTTACCGGGTCGAGATGAAGGTCATATGTTACGTTCGACACATCCGGCATTTATACCAGGAACAGATCAACTTATTATTTGTTCAAATGATATGGATAATGATGGAGATTCATGGTTATTTACTGCAAAAGGCTTTGCGAAAGGTCACAATAGTTATCAATTTCATTAA
- a CDS encoding hydroxymethylglutaryl-CoA reductase, degradative, translating into MERLSKEFRHKSRADKLQELEEKSWLTSENRDMLLNHPLIPEEIANSLIENVIGQGALPVGLLPEIVVDEKSYVVPMMVEEPSVVAAASYGAKLVNQTGGFKVVESERLMIGQIVFDDVEDTAQLAKTIQGLEPKIKEIADEVYPSIIKRGGGYRRIEIDTFPAEQLLSLKVYVDTKDAMGANMLNTILEGITAYLKNELEQVDILMSILSNHATASVVKVQGEIDVDALTKNGRDGKEVAHRMERASKLAQVDIHRAVTHNKGVMNGIHAVVLATGNDTRGAEASAHAYASKDGQYRGIATWHYDEQRQKLVGTIEVPMTLATVGGGTKVLPIAQASLDLMNVESAQELGHVVAAVGLAQNFSACRALVSEGIQQGHMRLQYKSLAIVVGAKGDEIVKVADMLQQEPRANAQVAETILNQLRSESNE; encoded by the coding sequence ATGGAGCGCTTAAGTAAGGAGTTTCGTCATAAATCAAGAGCCGATAAATTACAAGAACTAGAAGAGAAATCATGGTTAACTTCAGAGAATAGAGACATGTTACTTAATCATCCTTTAATTCCTGAAGAAATTGCGAATAGCTTAATTGAAAACGTCATCGGTCAAGGTGCACTACCGGTTGGATTATTACCGGAAATTGTTGTCGATGAAAAATCTTATGTCGTTCCAATGATGGTAGAAGAGCCGTCAGTCGTTGCAGCTGCAAGCTATGGTGCTAAACTTGTTAATCAAACAGGTGGTTTCAAAGTTGTTGAAAGTGAACGATTAATGATTGGTCAAATCGTCTTTGATGACGTGGAAGATACAGCTCAATTAGCGAAGACAATTCAAGGCTTAGAACCTAAGATTAAAGAAATAGCCGATGAGGTTTACCCTTCAATCATTAAAAGAGGTGGGGGTTATCGTCGTATTGAAATAGATACGTTCCCAGCTGAACAGTTACTTTCATTAAAAGTATACGTTGATACGAAAGATGCGATGGGTGCGAATATGCTCAATACAATTTTAGAAGGTATTACTGCTTATCTTAAAAATGAACTTGAGCAAGTTGATATTTTAATGAGTATTTTATCCAACCATGCAACTGCATCTGTAGTAAAAGTACAAGGTGAAATAGATGTTGATGCATTGACGAAAAATGGCCGTGATGGTAAGGAAGTAGCGCATCGTATGGAACGTGCTTCTAAATTAGCGCAAGTGGATATTCATCGGGCAGTGACACATAATAAAGGTGTTATGAACGGTATACATGCTGTCGTACTTGCAACAGGAAATGACACTCGCGGCGCTGAAGCAAGTGCACATGCTTATGCAAGTAAAGATGGACAATATAGAGGCATTGCGACGTGGCATTACGATGAACAGCGTCAGAAACTCGTCGGTACAATCGAAGTGCCAATGACATTAGCAACAGTTGGTGGTGGAACTAAAGTATTACCAATTGCACAAGCATCACTCGATTTAATGAACGTCGAATCAGCTCAAGAACTTGGTCACGTTGTAGCTGCAGTTGGTTTAGCTCAAAACTTCTCAGCATGCCGTGCACTTGTCTCTGAAGGTATTCAACAGGGTCATATGCGTTTGCAATATAAATCACTTGCCATCGTTGTCGGTGCGAAAGGTGATGAAATTGTAAAGGTAGCTGATATGTTACAACAGGAACCACGTGCAAATGCACAAGTAGCTGAAACAATACTTAACCAATTACGTTCTGAAAGTAATGAATAA
- a CDS encoding thiolase family protein: MNKVAIVSAKRTPIGKFRGKLRNYSAVELGIHSLKAAMKAVKLSPELVDQVIYGNVLQAGSGQNPARQIGIKSGVPNTAPAMTINEVCGSGLKSIILGKQLIQLGEAKVVAVGGIESMTNAPKLVLSEDGKPVPSFMHDGLTDAFSQSPMGDTAEAVAEKFNITREQQDAFANESHHKASQAVEAGKFDNEIVPLEDADGELMTSDEGIRGNSSIEKLGTLDTIFKADGTVTGGNASPINDGASTVILMDEAYAKENGFEKLGIVGDYTEIGYDPAYMGYAPYHAVSQLLEKTNQTIDDIDVVEMTEAFAAQSIPVRDHLKLDEDKLNLYGGAIALGHPIGASGTRLVTTLVNVLSQENKQNGIATACIGGGMSIALSVSKGNQ; encoded by the coding sequence ATGAATAAAGTAGCTATTGTAAGTGCAAAACGTACCCCTATCGGGAAATTTAGAGGAAAATTAAGAAATTACTCAGCCGTGGAACTCGGTATCCATTCTTTAAAGGCTGCAATGAAAGCGGTTAAATTATCACCAGAACTTGTGGATCAAGTTATCTACGGTAATGTATTACAAGCGGGTAGTGGCCAAAATCCAGCCCGTCAAATTGGTATTAAATCAGGCGTACCGAACACAGCACCTGCAATGACTATCAATGAAGTTTGTGGTTCAGGCTTAAAGTCAATCATTCTAGGTAAACAACTTATTCAACTTGGTGAAGCAAAAGTTGTTGCTGTAGGTGGAATTGAGAGTATGACAAACGCACCTAAACTCGTATTAAGTGAAGATGGCAAACCAGTTCCTAGCTTTATGCATGATGGTTTAACTGACGCATTTTCACAATCACCAATGGGAGATACTGCAGAAGCGGTTGCTGAAAAGTTTAATATTACGCGTGAACAACAAGATGCTTTCGCAAATGAATCACATCATAAAGCGAGTCAAGCTGTAGAAGCAGGGAAATTTGATAATGAAATTGTTCCGTTAGAAGATGCAGATGGTGAACTTATGACAAGCGATGAAGGCATCCGCGGTAACAGTAGCATTGAAAAATTAGGCACTTTAGATACAATCTTTAAAGCTGATGGTACTGTAACTGGTGGTAATGCTTCACCAATCAATGATGGTGCATCTACTGTGATTTTAATGGATGAGGCATACGCGAAAGAAAATGGCTTTGAAAAATTAGGCATCGTAGGCGATTATACAGAAATTGGTTATGATCCAGCGTATATGGGTTACGCACCATATCACGCAGTGTCTCAATTATTAGAAAAAACAAATCAAACAATTGATGATATAGATGTCGTTGAAATGACAGAAGCATTTGCAGCACAAAGTATTCCAGTAAGAGATCATCTGAAACTTGATGAAGATAAGTTGAACTTATATGGCGGCGCAATTGCCCTAGGTCATCCAATCGGAGCTTCTGGTACACGTTTAGTCACAACATTAGTCAACGTGTTATCACAAGAAAATAAACAAAATGGTATAGCAACTGCTTGTATTGGTGGCGGTATGAGTATTGCGTTATCAGTGAGTAAGGGGAATCAATAA